The stretch of DNA ATACAACCATAATGTTAAAAATGCGAAGCTCTTAATCAAAAACCAAGGAATAGTCTGTTTGTAAACATTTTATATGATAATTCTGAATATTTTAGACTATTTTTATACAAAATTATAAACTATATAAGAAAAGATATTGAAAATAAGGGTGTTACTGTTGTATCTGCAACCCATGCGTTATCTGGAGTAGAACGGTCATTATCAAAAAAATATTCAGGAGCGCATCCTGTTCTTATTATCGCTGATACTTTAAGACTTTTTGGTCAAGGAACCAAAGTGTGTGTTGAAATATCTATTATGGCTGCAGATGCTGGAGTTTTATCAGGTTCTGATATTATAGCTATAGGAGGAACAGGCAGAGGTGCTGATACAGCCTTAGTTTTAGGGCCCGCTAATCAGTCTGATTTTTTTGATATACGAATAAGGGAAATAATATGTAAGCCGAGGGAATTTTAAACAATTTTAGGTATTTGAAACTTAAAATTGGATTGTAAAGTTGATAGTAGAAATTTTTAATAAATATAATTGTTTTAATTCCTTGAAAATCTATATTAATAAAAACTATTGGTTTTTCCATTGATGAGAAGTCTTTAGAAAGAACTATTGATTCATGGGATCTCTGATTAAATCTTTGCTCAATGTAAAGAGTTCCAATAACAGGCAAAATTAAGATGCATTAGTTTAGTTACAGTTGTTGTTGGAATTGTTTTATATTAAAATTTGCATCTTCCAGCATAAACAGCTTTTTTATTAATATCCCTTTTGTTTTGCTCCCCAAAAAACCTTGAAAGAAACCTCTCAACGTGTTAAGGGCAAACGGACTTTTCCTTAAAATAATAGAAAATATTCAAATCTATAATATATAAAACGAGGATAGAAAATTGAAAAAGCTCAATTATAAGACATTTATAACTTTGATCTGTATGATTTTATTTTTTTGTTTTAATAATGTCTATTTTATTCAAAATTTATTATATGCTTCTGAAATAGTGGATAAGATAGTTGCTATTGTTAATGATGATATTATTACCCTTTCTGATATAAATCAAGAAAGTATGCCCTTTGAAAAACGTATCAAGTCCGCTGGATATCCTTCTTATAAAGAAAATGAATTACTTAAAAATCTTCATTCAGACATGCTTAATAAGCTTATTGATCAAAAAATTACAGATCAAGAAATAAAAAAAACAGAAATAAAAATAAGCGATAAAGAAGTAGATGCTTATATAGATCGCATTAAAGAAGCTAATTTTATGACTAGCGAAGATTTTGTAAGAGCCCTTTCAAAAGATAACCTAACAGTTGATGAATATAAGAATCAGGTAAAGGGACAAATCCTTAGAAATAAATTAGTAAATTATAAGGTTAAATCTAAAATTGTTATAACAAAGGAAGATATAAAAGCCTATTATGAAAAAAATAAAAATTTATATGCTGGAGAAAAAAAATATCATCTTCGGCATATTTTAATGAAAATTTCAAGT from Desulfobacterales bacterium encodes:
- a CDS encoding peptidylprolyl isomerase, with the translated sequence MKKLNYKTFITLICMILFFCFNNVYFIQNLLYASEIVDKIVAIVNDDIITLSDINQESMPFEKRIKSAGYPSYKENELLKNLHSDMLNKLIDQKITDQEIKKTEIKISDKEVDAYIDRIKEANFMTSEDFVRALSKDNLTVDEYKNQVKGQILRNKLVNYKVKSKIVITKEDIKAYYEKNKNLYAGEKKYHLRHILMKISSFADTDEKKAVLKKMEEIYQKLKEGESFERIAKNYSESPYASKGGDLGFFKIDELLGQIKENVYNLKEGEFTQIIDTEQGYQIFYLEKIENVNKKSFEESSSEIEKKLYDEIVEKTFKSWLSDLRQNSHIKIIK